Proteins from a genomic interval of Vreelandella profundi:
- a CDS encoding 3-deoxy-7-phosphoheptulonate synthase: MNAPISSAVNCPVIANPSIDTTFSASSERLPTPDALRQRIPLNDSLREQISRQRHAVQQILSGQDDRLLVVVGPCSVHDPKATLEYADRLSVLSEQVSERILPVMRVYIEKPRTTVGWKGLAYDPDLDGSGNMGRGLALSRELMHAVAARGLPVATELLQPMLAPYLDDLLSWVAIGARTTESQLHRELASDLAAAVGFKNATSGDVQVAIDAMEAAAHPHQRFAVDSQGHPIVQQAAGNPHTHVVLRGGHGEPNYQAHHVRAAIAALRNAGQNPRLMVDCSHANARKDHRRQSEVMLDVLAQRQAGEANLVALMLESHLFEGKQPLKPGAMRYGVSVTDACMGWETTEHLLKTAAERLA, encoded by the coding sequence TGTAATAGCTAACCCTAGTATCGATACAACCTTCAGCGCGTCGTCTGAAAGGCTGCCCACCCCCGATGCGCTTCGTCAGCGTATCCCGCTGAATGACTCGCTACGTGAGCAGATTTCTCGCCAGCGTCACGCCGTTCAGCAAATTTTAAGCGGTCAGGATGATCGCCTGCTGGTCGTTGTCGGCCCCTGCTCGGTGCATGACCCTAAGGCGACGTTAGAGTATGCCGATCGCTTATCCGTGCTCAGCGAGCAGGTGAGCGAACGTATTTTGCCGGTGATGCGCGTCTATATTGAAAAGCCGCGCACCACTGTGGGTTGGAAGGGGCTAGCCTACGATCCTGATTTGGATGGCAGCGGTAATATGGGGCGTGGCTTAGCGCTCTCCCGTGAGCTGATGCATGCGGTTGCCGCACGCGGGCTGCCGGTGGCTACCGAGCTTTTGCAGCCAATGCTGGCACCCTATTTGGACGATTTACTGAGCTGGGTAGCGATTGGCGCACGCACCACGGAGTCACAGCTGCACCGTGAGCTCGCCAGTGATTTAGCCGCCGCGGTGGGGTTTAAAAATGCCACCAGCGGCGATGTACAGGTGGCGATTGATGCCATGGAGGCGGCGGCTCATCCACACCAGCGCTTCGCGGTTGATTCTCAGGGGCACCCTATTGTCCAGCAAGCGGCGGGAAATCCGCATACTCACGTCGTATTACGCGGCGGCCACGGTGAGCCCAATTACCAGGCGCATCACGTGCGTGCGGCCATTGCCGCGCTGCGTAACGCTGGGCAAAATCCACGGCTGATGGTGGATTGCAGCCACGCTAACGCGCGTAAAGACCATCGTCGCCAGAGCGAAGTCATGCTGGATGTGCTGGCTCAGCGCCAAGCGGGTGAGGCAAATCTCGTCGCGCTTATGTTAGAAAGCCACCTGTTCGAAGGCAAGCAGCCGTTAAAGCCCGGCGCAATGCGCTATGGCGTGTCGGTCACCGATGCTTGCATGGGCTGGGAAA